In a single window of the Ignavibacteria bacterium genome:
- a CDS encoding T9SS type A sorting domain-containing protein, whose translation MKFNYRKLFLPITALFIISMFAYSFNWFPWGYTGTTRKDNVNLGCVCHGDTATSSVTVQIIGPDSVPAGQTALFRLKLSGGPAVKGGLNVASQFGRLDTVGGTGTLIDTVIWEITHSEPKLFSSDTVSWIFKYKAPLTIGVDTLFGTANSVNDTLGSEGDNWNWSPNKQVRVYNPIGIVNISSIAKDFSLSQNYPNPFNPVTQINFTVAKTSDVKIRIFDIIGNEISVIVNQTMTPGEYRVDFNGSQLASGTYFYSLSADGKTVSTKKMLMIK comes from the coding sequence ATGAAATTCAATTACAGAAAATTATTTTTACCTATAACAGCTTTATTTATTATTAGTATGTTTGCTTATTCTTTCAACTGGTTTCCTTGGGGATATACCGGAACTACCAGGAAAGACAATGTAAACCTGGGCTGCGTATGTCATGGTGATACCGCTACTTCATCAGTTACAGTACAAATTATTGGTCCGGATAGTGTACCGGCAGGACAAACTGCATTATTCAGGCTTAAGCTGTCTGGAGGTCCTGCAGTAAAAGGCGGATTAAATGTTGCTTCCCAATTCGGAAGGTTGGACACAGTTGGAGGAACAGGAACATTAATTGACACTGTTATATGGGAAATTACTCATTCTGAGCCTAAACTCTTCAGTTCGGATACTGTTTCATGGATTTTCAAATACAAAGCTCCATTAACTATTGGGGTTGATACTCTATTTGGAACAGCAAATAGTGTAAATGATACATTAGGGTCAGAGGGCGATAACTGGAACTGGAGCCCTAATAAACAAGTAAGAGTTTACAATCCGATAGGAATAGTTAATATCAGCAGCATAGCAAAAGATTTTTCGCTTTCGCAGAACTATCCAAACCCGTTCAACCCTGTAACCCAGATAAACTTTACTGTTGCAAAAACCTCTGATGTTAAGATCAGGATATTTGATATTATCGGTAACGAAATTTCTGTTATAGTAAATCAGACTATGACACCGGGAGAATACAGGGTAGATTTCAACGGCTCACAGCTGGCAAGCGGCACTTATTTCTATTCTTTAAGCGCTGATGGCAAAACAGTATCAACAAAAAAGATGTTGATGATAAAATAA
- a CDS encoding transglutaminase domain-containing protein produces the protein MKNLFKYIVISFLLIIFTGCAKKQDELTDTHNSKRLRDAVVGYMSEPMFRNKDFVQQITGTEADLKLYDLDEKTLYFVINKSDFDSSTTLNKLTIDKNSVDFGFEQNGDVFLGAYTLKGTNRHLFRIPKNDFKPDSSRSVTVKFKDGIVYTQSIIELADFADDSTVYGGNTGVETRKNKYMANHGAFIAVNGEPSLNRFIKLIVNESDNTETKAQKLLDFVTNEINFSQTEAQGGYEILKRPNEVLMTGVSDCSGLTILYASLLEQAGINYRLVYFPGHIAVAVEGNFPNRNNLQIKYEDVIYNIAEVTVKGFTIGETVLLNKNVTEEITYIQKPGKDSKIINYKTGKPLE, from the coding sequence CTTACCGATACTCATAACAGCAAACGTCTGCGCGATGCTGTTGTTGGCTATATGTCTGAGCCGATGTTCCGCAATAAAGATTTTGTTCAGCAGATAACGGGCACAGAAGCTGACCTTAAGCTGTATGACCTGGATGAAAAAACGCTTTACTTTGTAATAAATAAAAGTGATTTTGACAGCAGCACTACTTTAAATAAGCTTACCATAGATAAAAATTCAGTTGATTTCGGGTTCGAGCAGAACGGTGATGTTTTTCTTGGAGCATATACATTAAAAGGCACAAACAGGCATTTGTTCAGAATACCTAAAAATGATTTTAAGCCTGATAGCTCCCGCAGTGTAACTGTAAAATTCAAAGACGGCATAGTTTATACTCAGTCAATTATAGAGCTGGCAGATTTTGCAGATGACTCAACCGTTTACGGCGGCAATACCGGGGTTGAAACCAGAAAAAATAAATACATGGCTAATCATGGTGCGTTTATTGCTGTTAATGGAGAGCCAAGCTTAAATAGATTTATTAAGCTGATAGTAAATGAAAGTGATAATACCGAAACCAAAGCGCAAAAGCTGCTTGATTTTGTTACCAATGAAATAAATTTCAGCCAAACCGAGGCTCAAGGCGGATATGAGATACTAAAGCGGCCCAATGAAGTACTTATGACGGGTGTATCAGACTGCAGCGGGCTGACAATACTTTACGCATCTTTGCTTGAACAGGCAGGAATAAACTACAGGCTGGTATATTTCCCGGGACATATTGCCGTAGCAGTTGAAGGTAACTTTCCGAACAGAAATAACCTGCAAATAAAGTATGAAGATGTAATTTACAATATTGCTGAAGTAACTGTAAAAGGATTTACAATCGGCGAAACAGTTTTATTGAATAAGAATGTTACAGAGGAGATCACATACATTCAGAAACCGGGGAAAGATTCAAAAATAATAAATTACAAAACCGGTAAGCCTCTGGAGTAG
- a CDS encoding T9SS type A sorting domain-containing protein, with protein sequence MKKSLSFFIFLIIFLSTSYSTSQTCLTITIYHPGCTTNVGANKEIRFTRYSPSFDSFSLYTNSNGEIYYCFDPDDVTYFVEFPALDCNESCEIYFVPKNIGNFKLVYGCYPNCSCDNDDQSNYKSNYQNIIIDKFELYQNYPNPFNPITKISFNLPKDDYVSLSIYDLSGKLVKNVYSGYISAGLNAFEFDAADYPSGIYIYRLTTTYFDKSNKMVLIK encoded by the coding sequence ATGAAAAAATCACTTAGCTTTTTCATATTCTTAATTATTTTTTTGTCAACATCCTACTCAACTTCTCAAACTTGTTTAACAATTACAATTTATCATCCCGGATGCACTACTAATGTAGGAGCTAACAAGGAAATTAGATTTACAAGATACTCTCCTTCATTTGATAGCTTTTCATTGTATACTAATTCAAATGGAGAAATTTATTATTGTTTTGATCCCGACGATGTTACATACTTTGTAGAGTTTCCTGCACTAGATTGCAATGAAAGCTGCGAAATTTATTTTGTACCTAAAAATATAGGTAATTTCAAACTTGTTTACGGTTGTTATCCAAATTGCAGTTGTGATAATGACGATCAATCTAACTACAAATCAAATTACCAGAATATTATAATTGATAAATTCGAGTTGTATCAGAATTATCCAAATCCTTTTAATCCTATTACGAAAATTTCATTTAATTTACCGAAAGATGATTATGTTAGTTTATCAATTTATGATCTATCTGGTAAACTAGTTAAGAATGTTTACTCCGGATATATTTCTGCAGGTTTAAATGCTTTCGAATTTGATGCTGCGGATTACCCGAGTGGAATTTATATATATAGATTAACAACTACTTATTTCGATAAATCAAATAAAATGGTGTTAATTAAATAA
- a CDS encoding T9SS type A sorting domain-containing protein: MKNIYRTALVMLLISAGLFIFQGSNSWVGWDDDPNLDRVPYEYFLRNMNKPHQEPVPFVLTTSDGYDNFNVAIDLAEGHISINPTNPLNAFVAFNGSGSLGSVPTTTTNGGINWFRVNPVWGSTMTGDPVTAYDSVGNAYFENMWSNPIIGTKIAKSTDGTVTWSNVANGNAGNDKNWIAADQTGGPYKDHIYSAMTNGASCNVARSTDKGATWNVVTALVPHGLPGAMPCVGPNGNIQGGSVYVVTNAGSSFSPVYSFFRSTDGGATFSQQSQVSFANCVGDNVGGRNSVQNMRTRPYPFISADNSYGPNRGRLHLIYASNTPVGCGNKPDIFSRYSTDFGVTWSAEKKVNDDANSENNNQWHPAMWCDKQTGRLWVQWLDTRNTPTSDSCEVYATYSDDGGATFVPNVKISNAKFKINCTSCGGAGTPLYLGDYNGINSVGNMSMLCWADFRSNNFQSTVAYFPDYAVKTRSTVDSLAVAGQTKDYYVTIPSVKLYTGNVKFSASLTTPPAAGGITIQFLNKTTNLPQDSLTTYPDSIKMRVSTTPGTSTGNYTLNIKTTGTGGMPPVHLRSFNIRVHNPIGITPIGTNVPTKFDLLQNYPNPFNPVTNIKFDIAKTGLVKLSVYDVTGRQVADLVNGELHAGSYNYDFNASNLASGIYFYKLEAGNFTSIKKMILVK, from the coding sequence ATGAAAAATATTTACAGAACTGCCCTCGTAATGCTGCTGATCTCAGCAGGATTATTTATTTTCCAGGGCTCAAACAGCTGGGTAGGCTGGGATGATGATCCCAATTTAGACCGTGTGCCTTACGAATATTTTCTGAGGAACATGAATAAACCCCACCAGGAACCGGTGCCATTTGTATTAACAACATCAGATGGTTATGATAACTTTAACGTGGCAATTGATCTTGCTGAAGGGCATATTTCGATCAATCCTACTAATCCATTGAATGCTTTTGTAGCTTTCAACGGTAGCGGTTCACTTGGTTCTGTGCCAACTACAACTACAAACGGTGGAATTAACTGGTTCAGGGTTAACCCGGTTTGGGGGTCAACAATGACTGGTGACCCGGTAACTGCATATGACAGTGTTGGAAATGCATATTTTGAAAATATGTGGAGCAATCCTATTATCGGAACAAAGATCGCAAAATCAACAGACGGAACAGTCACATGGTCTAATGTTGCTAACGGCAATGCAGGTAACGATAAGAACTGGATAGCAGCCGACCAGACCGGCGGTCCTTATAAAGATCATATATACAGCGCAATGACAAACGGTGCAAGCTGTAATGTAGCCCGCAGTACTGATAAAGGTGCTACGTGGAACGTTGTAACAGCGCTCGTACCCCATGGATTACCGGGAGCAATGCCATGCGTTGGTCCTAACGGAAATATTCAGGGCGGAAGTGTGTATGTAGTAACAAATGCAGGCTCATCATTTTCACCTGTGTATTCATTTTTCCGTTCAACAGATGGCGGCGCAACATTCAGCCAGCAGTCACAGGTAAGCTTTGCCAACTGCGTTGGAGATAACGTAGGCGGAAGAAATTCAGTTCAGAATATGAGAACCCGTCCTTATCCGTTCATTTCAGCGGATAACAGTTACGGTCCAAACCGCGGAAGGCTGCATCTTATTTATGCATCCAACACACCTGTTGGCTGCGGCAACAAGCCTGATATATTCAGCCGCTATTCCACAGATTTTGGCGTAACATGGTCAGCCGAGAAAAAAGTTAATGATGATGCAAATTCAGAGAACAACAATCAGTGGCATCCTGCAATGTGGTGCGATAAACAGACCGGTAGGTTATGGGTTCAGTGGCTTGATACAAGAAATACTCCCACAAGCGATAGCTGCGAAGTTTATGCAACATATTCAGATGACGGCGGCGCAACATTTGTTCCCAACGTAAAAATTTCAAACGCTAAATTTAAGATCAACTGCACAAGCTGCGGCGGCGCAGGCACTCCGTTATATTTAGGTGACTATAATGGAATTAATTCCGTTGGAAATATGTCTATGCTTTGCTGGGCAGATTTCAGAAGCAACAACTTCCAGAGTACTGTTGCTTACTTCCCTGATTATGCTGTAAAAACCAGATCAACTGTAGATAGCTTAGCAGTTGCCGGTCAGACAAAAGACTACTATGTAACTATTCCTTCAGTAAAATTGTACACAGGCAATGTTAAATTCTCAGCTTCTTTAACAACACCACCTGCAGCCGGCGGAATAACTATTCAGTTTTTGAATAAAACAACAAACTTGCCTCAGGATTCACTGACAACTTATCCGGATTCAATTAAGATGAGGGTTTCAACAACTCCGGGTACATCAACCGGAAACTACACGTTGAATATTAAAACAACAGGAACCGGCGGTATGCCACCTGTACATTTAAGGTCTTTTAATATCAGGGTACACAATCCAATTGGTATTACACCAATTGGCACAAATGTACCGACAAAGTTTGACCTATTGCAGAATTATCCGAACCCGTTTAACCCTGTAACCAATATCAAATTTGATATCGCCAAGACAGGATTAGTTAAGCTTTCTGTTTATGACGTAACAGGCAGGCAGGTTGCAGACCTTGTAAACGGCGAACTTCATGCCGGAAGTTATAACTACGATTTCAATGCTTCAAATTTAGCGAGCGGTATTTATTTCTACAAACTGGAAGCAGGCAATTTCACTTCTATAAAGAAAATGATCCTTGTTAAATAA
- a CDS encoding YqhA family protein codes for MVFFAVLSAIISALIMIVMGTIEVIGVLGEFTHAFSSPEAYEEFGKNTVSHLVGAIDYYLIGTVFLIFGIGLYELFISKIDIAENDETSSKVLVIHDLDALKEKIAKVVIMVLIVTFFKYAINFHYTEMINLLYLSIGILLIAVSIYLTHKSNHANGKGH; via the coding sequence ATGGTCTTTTTCGCGGTATTATCAGCAATTATTTCTGCGTTAATTATGATTGTAATGGGTACGATCGAAGTTATAGGTGTTCTTGGTGAATTCACTCATGCGTTCAGCAGTCCGGAAGCTTATGAGGAATTTGGCAAAAATACAGTATCGCATCTTGTTGGCGCAATTGATTATTACCTTATAGGAACTGTGTTCCTTATATTTGGCATTGGATTATATGAGCTCTTTATAAGTAAAATTGATATTGCTGAAAACGACGAAACATCTTCAAAGGTACTTGTTATACATGATCTTGACGCACTGAAAGAAAAAATTGCTAAAGTTGTTATAATGGTTCTGATAGTAACTTTCTTTAAGTATGCTATAAATTTCCATTACACAGAAATGATTAACCTGCTTTATCTGAGTATCGGAATACTGCTGATTGCTGTTTCAATTTACCTTACACATAAATCAAACCATGCAAATGGAAAAGGGCATTAA
- a CDS encoding MmcQ/YjbR family DNA-binding protein — protein MSFRGATEEVQWKDHLLFKVGGKIFVITALDNTSENLMSVKAEPEVFEELIETEGIVPAPYLAKAKWIAVKRNCRLKPAELKALIKTSYELVYEKLPKKVKAEIEFPS, from the coding sequence ATGAGCTTCAGAGGCGCAACAGAAGAAGTGCAGTGGAAAGATCATCTGCTGTTCAAAGTAGGGGGTAAGATATTTGTTATTACTGCACTTGATAACACATCGGAAAATCTGATGTCGGTAAAAGCCGAACCGGAAGTTTTTGAGGAGCTAATTGAAACAGAAGGAATAGTGCCGGCTCCATATCTTGCCAAAGCCAAATGGATAGCTGTAAAAAGAAACTGCAGGCTTAAGCCTGCTGAGCTGAAAGCTCTTATCAAAACCTCTTATGAGCTTGTTTATGAAAAATTACCGAAAAAAGTTAAAGCGGAAATTGAATTCCCCTCTTGA
- a CDS encoding T9SS type A sorting domain-containing protein, with translation MKKLLTVFLGLIMFAVSSYSQTGFNSVHSKDGSFVIAAGDGGAIFISYDGGANFGSYPNAGVINFNGVQSLNQKVWLVGDAGAVQVSTNGGATYTNYGIGGGDLNSVYFVDENTGYAVGAGGRVVKSVNGGATWTPQTSGTANNLNGVKFTTASNGYACGDNGTVIYTLNGGSTWQSYTTGTTKNLLSIDAVSPTVVATAADGLIAVYNGSVWSIKDYKSVIKPDVRGVSMISATTWFTCGGGGFVNFTTDAGTTRTYQENPMQGKLSDIFFFNSSNGWAVANDNKAILRTSNGGASWQFQSGVTVSRSFVRKVNTSGNIGNPFCLHPQNKNGVFILSGTVLRRSLDRGETWTTLNGAVPGGSCHSFFVNTADTNLMIASMGSSGGRVIVSTDYGTTWQNSINPINLTSYGMPMEVDPNSPNTVYLAPDNAPLRVSTNWGSTWTLLSGGEAGGTFRSPCDVIIQYENPNVILIGDGTTGSGSGKVWKSTNTGLNWSLINTVTGSEIPMMANTSLDLNLFYHSTWSSGSFWKSQNMGSAFTNLNQTGALWATDVSKDDPTAVTFNTYSGSTTYFSLTSGSSFTTLSTTSSPAAGVVFLDKSNLLYQQGSGVDKMVITYNVTPVVSNGQISSEVPAAFGLSQNYPNPFNPTTQIKYDIAKASYVSIKVFDVLGNEVAAVFNGNLAAGKYSADFNASNLATGIYFYSLLVDGQKIDTKKMILVK, from the coding sequence ATGAAGAAACTATTAACAGTTTTCTTAGGGCTTATTATGTTCGCAGTAAGCTCCTATTCACAAACAGGTTTTAATTCAGTTCATTCAAAAGATGGCAGCTTTGTTATCGCAGCAGGCGATGGCGGCGCTATTTTCATCTCTTACGATGGAGGCGCAAATTTCGGTTCATACCCTAATGCAGGTGTAATAAATTTTAACGGAGTTCAGTCACTTAACCAGAAAGTCTGGCTTGTTGGTGATGCCGGAGCTGTTCAGGTAAGTACTAACGGCGGCGCAACTTATACAAACTACGGTATAGGCGGCGGCGATCTGAATTCAGTTTACTTTGTAGATGAAAATACAGGTTACGCAGTTGGCGCAGGCGGAAGAGTTGTAAAATCAGTTAATGGCGGAGCAACATGGACACCACAGACAAGCGGAACAGCTAACAATCTTAATGGTGTTAAATTCACAACCGCTTCAAACGGATATGCCTGCGGAGATAACGGTACAGTTATATATACTTTAAACGGAGGCTCAACATGGCAAAGCTACACAACAGGAACAACTAAAAATCTTCTTTCAATTGATGCAGTATCACCTACTGTTGTTGCAACAGCAGCAGACGGATTGATAGCGGTTTACAATGGCTCAGTATGGTCGATAAAAGATTATAAAAGCGTTATTAAGCCTGATGTTAGAGGCGTTTCAATGATATCAGCTACTACATGGTTCACTTGCGGCGGCGGCGGATTTGTTAATTTTACCACTGATGCAGGAACAACCAGGACATACCAGGAAAACCCGATGCAGGGAAAGTTAAGTGATATATTCTTTTTTAACTCTTCAAACGGATGGGCAGTAGCCAATGATAATAAAGCAATTTTAAGGACTTCAAACGGCGGTGCAAGCTGGCAGTTCCAGAGCGGTGTTACTGTTAGCAGGTCTTTTGTAAGAAAAGTAAACACAAGCGGAAATATCGGCAATCCTTTCTGCCTGCACCCGCAAAATAAAAATGGTGTATTCATTCTTTCCGGTACAGTATTAAGAAGAAGCCTTGACAGAGGCGAAACATGGACAACATTAAACGGTGCAGTTCCGGGCGGTTCATGCCACTCATTCTTTGTAAACACTGCTGATACAAACCTGATGATCGCTTCAATGGGTTCATCCGGCGGCAGGGTTATTGTAAGCACAGATTACGGCACAACGTGGCAAAATTCAATTAACCCTATCAACTTAACATCTTATGGTATGCCTATGGAAGTTGACCCTAACTCACCGAATACAGTTTACCTGGCTCCCGATAACGCCCCGTTAAGAGTATCAACAAACTGGGGTTCAACCTGGACTCTCTTAAGCGGCGGAGAAGCCGGCGGCACATTCAGAAGTCCATGTGATGTTATTATTCAGTATGAAAATCCGAATGTAATTTTAATAGGTGACGGCACAACAGGTTCAGGTTCAGGCAAAGTTTGGAAATCGACCAATACCGGGCTTAACTGGTCATTAATTAACACTGTAACAGGTTCAGAGATCCCGATGATGGCAAATACATCACTTGACCTCAATTTATTCTATCATTCAACCTGGTCATCAGGCAGTTTCTGGAAAAGCCAGAATATGGGTTCTGCATTTACAAATCTGAACCAGACAGGCGCTCTTTGGGCTACTGATGTTTCAAAAGATGACCCTACCGCAGTTACATTCAACACATACAGCGGAAGCACAACATATTTTTCATTAACATCAGGTTCATCATTTACTACACTTTCAACAACAAGCTCACCTGCAGCAGGTGTAGTGTTTTTAGATAAATCGAACCTGCTTTACCAGCAGGGCAGCGGTGTTGATAAAATGGTTATTACATATAATGTAACACCTGTTGTATCCAACGGTCAGATATCTTCTGAGGTACCGGCAGCATTCGGTTTATCACAGAACTATCCTAACCCGTTCAACCCAACAACACAGATAAAATATGATATAGCTAAAGCATCATATGTTTCTATCAAGGTTTTCGATGTTTTAGGAAACGAAGTTGCAGCAGTGTTTAACGGAAATCTGGCAGCAGGAAAATATTCCGCTGATTTCAATGCATCAAACCTGGCAACCGGTATTTACTTCTATTCATTATTGGTTGACGGACAGAAAATTGATACAAAGAAAATGATTCTTGTAAAATAA
- a CDS encoding T9SS type A sorting domain-containing protein, with the protein MKKFTKLSVIMLTVITVIIIQAFDFSSDDSDKNPNIDRAPHWVHQMSQVKQNNNPLPLTPIITPDGYDNYFLGTDFAECNTAVNPRNPLWIFTAYNTNGTHYTTNGGLNWLVNNPGFGGSVAGDPVVVYDSLGNLYYDNMKNPITGTWMQKSTNNGVTWILGSVTANIGNDKNWIAADQTAGPYANFVYGSMTNGSQASFSRSTNGGASFSLIGNLTPHGLPGTMPCVGPNGSIQGGSVYVVTNSGSAFTPTYTFFRSTNGGATLPTLQSSQSGWVNTVGTQSGGRNSVQNMRTRPYPFIAADNSYGPFRGRLYCIYSANDPPGSGNKPDVWCRYSTDFGVTFSSPVRINDDANTQNNHQWHSTIWCEKETGRLYASWMDTRNTPTSDSAEIYASYSTNGGVTWVTNQKLSNQKMKIDCATCGGGGTPRYQGDYNGIVATPQGSIATWADFRNGSFGSYGAYFPDYAVKTTPVVSITNGTNDSGFAFISVPSVKLFTGTTTFTASVVNPPGSGTITLTFLNRSTPAAQNTLTTYPDSLRLRVRTTGGVPSALYTIRVISNGPNGTPVHERTFTVNVGAVGISNNNTGVPDNFYLYQNYPNPFNPTTNIRFDISKAGNVKLAVYDLAGKQVAELVNSSYNAGSYTYDFNAENLATGVYFYKLETPEYTSIRKMILVK; encoded by the coding sequence ATGAAAAAATTTACAAAACTTTCTGTTATTATGCTTACAGTTATTACTGTAATAATAATACAGGCGTTTGATTTCAGCTCTGATGATTCGGATAAAAATCCGAATATAGACAGAGCACCTCATTGGGTACACCAAATGAGCCAGGTCAAGCAGAATAATAATCCCTTGCCGCTTACCCCGATAATTACCCCGGATGGGTATGATAACTATTTCCTTGGAACAGATTTTGCAGAATGTAATACCGCAGTAAATCCAAGAAATCCTTTATGGATATTTACTGCCTATAACACTAATGGAACACATTACACTACAAATGGTGGTTTGAACTGGTTAGTGAATAACCCGGGTTTTGGTGGTTCTGTAGCAGGCGACCCTGTAGTAGTATATGACAGTTTGGGTAATTTATATTATGACAATATGAAAAACCCCATAACAGGCACCTGGATGCAAAAATCAACAAACAATGGCGTAACCTGGATATTAGGAAGTGTTACAGCTAATATAGGTAATGATAAAAACTGGATAGCTGCTGATCAAACAGCAGGTCCATATGCTAATTTTGTTTATGGTTCTATGACAAACGGAAGTCAGGCATCATTCAGCAGAAGCACAAATGGAGGAGCTAGTTTTTCATTAATTGGAAATTTAACACCGCATGGCTTACCTGGCACAATGCCTTGCGTTGGTCCAAACGGCTCTATACAGGGTGGCAGCGTATATGTTGTAACTAATTCCGGTTCAGCTTTTACTCCAACTTACACATTTTTCCGTTCCACTAATGGAGGGGCTACTTTACCAACATTACAATCAAGTCAAAGCGGATGGGTTAATACAGTCGGTACTCAATCTGGCGGAAGAAATTCGGTTCAAAATATGAGAACAAGACCTTATCCTTTTATCGCTGCTGATAACAGTTATGGTCCATTCAGAGGAAGATTATATTGTATTTATTCTGCAAATGATCCGCCGGGATCAGGGAATAAACCTGATGTTTGGTGCAGATATTCAACAGATTTTGGCGTGACATTCTCAAGTCCTGTCAGAATAAATGATGATGCAAATACCCAGAACAACCACCAGTGGCACTCCACAATTTGGTGTGAAAAAGAGACAGGCAGACTGTATGCAAGCTGGATGGATACAAGAAATACTCCCACCAGTGACAGCGCTGAGATCTACGCATCATATTCCACTAACGGCGGTGTTACATGGGTAACGAACCAAAAGCTTTCAAACCAGAAAATGAAAATTGACTGCGCAACTTGCGGCGGCGGCGGTACACCAAGATACCAGGGCGATTATAATGGTATAGTTGCTACACCTCAGGGCTCAATTGCCACATGGGCAGATTTCAGAAATGGTTCATTCGGAAGTTATGGCGCTTACTTCCCTGATTATGCTGTAAAAACAACTCCCGTTGTAAGCATTACAAATGGTACGAATGACAGCGGTTTTGCATTTATAAGTGTACCAAGTGTTAAATTATTCACAGGTACCACAACATTTACCGCTTCGGTAGTGAACCCACCTGGATCAGGCACAATAACATTAACATTTCTTAACAGAAGTACTCCAGCTGCTCAAAACACATTAACTACTTATCCTGATTCTTTAAGGCTGAGAGTTAGAACTACCGGCGGTGTTCCTTCAGCTTTATATACAATCAGAGTTATCAGCAATGGTCCAAACGGCACTCCGGTTCATGAAAGAACATTTACAGTAAATGTTGGTGCAGTTGGTATTTCAAATAACAACACTGGCGTACCTGATAATTTTTATTTATACCAGAATTATCCGAACCCGTTTAACCCGACAACAAATATCAGGTTCGATATTTCAAAAGCTGGCAATGTTAAGCTTGCAGTTTACGATCTTGCAGGCAAACAGGTTGCTGAGCTTGTTAATTCAAGTTACAATGCCGGTTCATATACATATGATTTCAATGCTGAAAACCTGGCTACCGGAGTTTATTTCTATAAGCTCGAAACGCCTGAGTATACAAGCATAAGAAAAATGATACTGGTAAAATAG